ATTTTCTGCTGGATGATGTCTGAGAGGGGGGGCACGCGGTAGATCTTCCCTGAGATGACGGCgtagacgcgcagcggcacTGTGTGGATCGCGCCGTGCCGCGCAAGCTCGCGCTTCAGCAGCGTTATGTGGAACAGCGCCTGGCTGTTGAAGAAggtgcagcgcgccgcgaagtcCACCCCCAGCTCAGCAgcccctccctcgccctccgccgccgaagcgccagcccctgcgcccgccgcgccagcccctgcacccgccgcgccagcccctgcgcccgccgcgccagctgccCCAGGCACCTGCGAGCGAAGCACATCGAGATTCGAGTAGGTGACAGAGAAGAGCCGACCCTGGAGGTCTGACAGATtgcgttcgccgcgtcgcaggcgctcgtTGAGCGTTTCGCCGGCCATCTCGACGTAAAACGGCGACAAGTAAAAGTactccagcgccgcgccctccgagTCCAGTGCGTGCGAACACAGCCAGCGCCAGTCGGCGAACTCTAGCGCACACTCCCGCTGCAAGGCGCCTTGCCGGTACGCAGGAAACGGCGGACAAGAatgagaagaggaaggagaagaggaagacagcgagtGAGACgaagcctgcgccgcggcagccggcgaggcggaggcaggcggagcagacgccggcagcaTCTTGCGGAAAAGCCAGAAAACGGCGCTACGTCGGTCGACACATGGCTGTCTACGGTGGACGCgccggtgtacgtacaccgcaaCTCTGCACGGAGACTGGCGACCCGCGCGGAGGGGAGATCGAAGAGCAGCTTTCCCCTCCTTtggctcgccttccgcccccAGCAAGCTGACTCACTGGCCGCCCAGCCTCTTCTCTGAGTCGCCAGAACAAGCAAAACACGAGGATTgtcgcggagaagaagactaGAAAGAGGTGAGACAagctggcggcgcttcgcctaGCTGCGACGGGGACTGCAGCGCGATCAGGCCCTCCCGCGTGAGGACTGAGGAAGGAGCAAAAGAGAGGAACAAAGGCAAAAGACAAATAAGCAAAGCAGTCGCTACCTCGAGGTGTGGATGTACGGAAGGCTGCCGCAGAATAGAAAAACGCTCACTTGATACGGAAACGTCTGTCAACTCGGCGGCGAACCGCCGCTCTCGTTTTGGAAGAGAAAGCCGGGCGCAACAGGGGGAAAACGAGGGCGGAACCGATAAGAAATGGAGAGAAGAATCCCGTTGTGAACAAGAAAAAAGATAACAGGGCCCGTCTACCTCGAGTCGAGCTCCTCCTGCAAGAGAAAGCGAACAAAAAcccctgcgcatgcagttcTCAAATTTCGCTTTCTTGAGGCTATGGACATGCTATGGACATGCGGCGACGACATATACCCTCAAGCTAAGCGAGCCAAGCACgcaggcgctgaaggcgccgattcgtctttctcctctACAGTGACAAAGTACTTGTAGATTGCGCCCATCTGGAGTTCGTCCTGTGAAGTCATCTGGCTGTCCTCTCAAGTTTTTACCTTTTTTTTCGGAGTCGTGAAACGGtatcgcgccttctcgcggcgtcgcttgcCGCTTCAGCTGAGCCTCGCAAAGCCTGCACTACTCGTTCGTTGCGTCTCCTCTtgctcttctccgctgtcgtCTCTTCCTCGTTTCCGTCTTTCGCATTCCGCGCTTCTGGTATCTCCTGACGTTGTCTGCGCTAATACACCCGCTACCCTccccgtcgcgggcgccacaAGGGAACTTCTTGCGTGTCTCCTGAGCGAGCACAGGATTCCGTGCGCGCCGCATCCTTTCCTTCACTTTTGCTCTGCTCCGCGCGCTTTCTTCCTTCCCCTGCCCCCGTAGTCCTCGTCTGGTGCTTCTCTTCATgcttcgcgccctcctctgctctcgtcgccgctgtaCCATGGTTCCGCTCTGGGCAGGTCTGACTACACTGCAGCGCCGAGCTATGACTCCCATGAGGCAATTGTCTCATCTCTGCCGGCCCGGCTAGCGCTGAATTCTCTTCGCTACTGCGCCCTCTGGCAGTTATTCGGCAGTTACTACAGAATTCGCGAGACGCTCGGTCGCCTGAGTCTGCGGCGAATGCTGAAGCTGACGTCACCTCTGCGCTCTCTATACACTTTTTGGtgtcgcggcgaagcgccttgCTGCTACCTCGCCTTTATCTGGATTTCCTacgcgagaggagacctGCGCAGGCACACGGGGAGCATAGGAAGAGTTTCCCTTCAgctgtgtctgtctcttgCAGCCTTATCCAgtctcgcgcgtgtcgctaggttctgtcgcttcttcgTTGTCGCTTGCGACTCCTTCGTCCTTTTGAATTTCGGGCGATGGATAGCTtgtcggcggctgcagcttctgcggccgcgcaggcggcagaggcggcgggtgCCGCGCTGACCACGgggtcgtcctcgtcgtctcttctcgtcttTGTGTTTCCCTTCCTCtttccgccttcgctctttctccttcttctgctcacgttctttgtcttcttcgcggcttctGTTCTCCTCCGCTACCTAAAAATTCTTCACCTGCGGCGCCAACAGgagctccttcgcctcgcggcctcgagcgccgccgccggtgtACAGCCacctggcgcggcgccggcggtgtATCTGTCGGGGATctcggcgctctgcgcgcctgcggccccctccgccggccgctgGATTTCCTTCGAACACCTCGCGCTCCTTGCACTCCTCACGAAAGATGTACGTCTCTGGGAGACAGAAGAGTTGAGAGGCGATCAAAAGCTACAGAAGGCCGCCTGGCAGAGAACGCGGTCGGGTGGATGCACAGAAGTccgcagagcgcagaggagggccCTGTGCGGCAGAGAGATTCAGCTGCGCGATGGCGGCGTTCAAAGCCTTGAGTTGCTTGCACCCTTTTGAGTCTGCCGCACACCTCCTCCCGCCGAAAGATCTGAGTGTCTTTCTCCGTCCCTTTGTATTTCGTACTCCGATGTGCAGTAGAGTAGACCGTGGGGGGATCGGTGTCTCAATGTATGCGTGATTTTGCGCCTCCATCACAGTCGCTCgacttatatatatacatatgcatatatacatacatacatgcatgcatacatacatacataaatacatatgtacatatatacatgtatgctTGTATGGACGTGTGGTGCAGACATTGAAATGTGGGTGCGTATCTCTGGAGGTCTTGTGGCTTTGCGCGCCCTCGTGGAGCCTCTTTTTTTGTATGACTTTCTTTGTTTCctccctctgcatgcaggctgCGTGGAACGTCCTGCGCAAGCTGGGGCTCGCCGCGTACGCGATTCTGTTTTTTTGCCTCTCTGGTGAAGAGCGCGGACTCGAGACTGCCCtgaagcggcagcgcgtgtCTCTTGACACCGCGGACGCCATAGAGAGGCGAACGATTATCTTCATTCGGCACGGGTAAGCGCCGCAGAAAGAAGGCAGGACACCGAGATACGCTCACGCAGACTCCTGATCAGCTCGCACTGCGAGTAGTAGTtcctcctcctgctcgcatgcatgcatcgcgAGCCGCACGCCGTCTGTTGAGACGCCCTCAAATGCGCGAGTTGAAGAGAGAACGAGGTACCCTTGTCTCTTCGCAGCTGTCTGCACACTTAAAGGGAGTTCACGTTCTTGTGTCGAGGAACAaaacgaggcagagaggatAGGGGCAGGTTCTTCAACTGCAGGCGTGTCTGCAAGTTATTTTGCATTTTCTGGCAAAGCTAATgtcggcagcggccgctccGATTAGGTGCGCTCGACTGGAGCTCCTTCGAATCTTGAGAGGGTTGCGGGCGTCAAgcttgagtgaagaatacgaggatagctccaacaataactGGCTGAAATGTAGACCAGTTAGGATGAAAAGCCAATTACCAgatgcattatcattaacGTACAGAGATTTGCGTTacctgccgcggcgagcgcagagcCGCCTAAGCACGACGCAAGAAATCTGCAAAACG
This portion of the Besnoitia besnoiti strain Bb-Ger1 chromosome VII, whole genome shotgun sequence genome encodes:
- a CDS encoding mediator complex subunit MED6 (encoded by transcript BESB_078520), with amino-acid sequence MLPASAPPASASPAAAAQASSHSLSSSSPSSSHSCPPFPAYRQGALQRECALEFADWRWLCSHALDSEGAALEYFYLSPFYVEMAGETLNERLRRGERNLSDLQGRLFSVTYSNLDVLRSQVPGAAGAAGAGAGAAGAGAGAAGAGAGASAAEGEGGAAELGVDFAARCTFFNSQALFHITLLKRELARHGAIHTVPLRVYAVISGKIYRVPPLSDIIQQKMAAAMGHLEGCFDVLQGRLARWSLANGYTWRDSGTNLRAGARHQAACDTESDPDEGLCVNEVFKKPGCEPAVRVLHEEQNLLTSEIAALMERKRQAEKRWGAQREAEAKLLAAMEKKVAAYRQLKIERLRKLPPSQHLEFLLRQKKQLEQRAQERAAQAEAQRAAFAR